A portion of the Nitratidesulfovibrio termitidis HI1 genome contains these proteins:
- a CDS encoding NUDIX hydrolase → MGKRPPSRTADDAVEPRRPSPIAKGWRAKPRGRTAPRRSVRARPGHQDDAPPADGVEYLEITDERDRPLMVMPIAQARRQPLRHRVVLVMLHDAEGRVYLQKRAATKHLYPGHWDLSATGHVLAGESREDAALRELREELGIAAGRLIRRAEIPATEATGYAHITLFAAGPVGEAPQPNPEEVADGMFVDADELDALLEHFRDMLTPALVWATERGDVFRDMPAPPHSMEPELPESS, encoded by the coding sequence ATGGGCAAACGCCCTCCTTCACGTACTGCGGACGATGCGGTCGAACCCCGCCGTCCTTCACCCATCGCCAAGGGCTGGCGCGCCAAACCCCGTGGCCGGACGGCCCCCCGCCGTTCCGTCAGGGCCAGACCAGGGCATCAGGACGACGCGCCCCCCGCTGATGGCGTGGAATACCTGGAAATTACCGACGAGCGCGACCGGCCCCTGATGGTCATGCCCATTGCCCAGGCGCGCCGCCAGCCGCTGCGCCACCGGGTGGTGCTGGTCATGCTGCATGACGCGGAAGGCCGCGTGTACCTGCAAAAACGCGCCGCGACCAAGCATCTGTACCCCGGGCACTGGGACCTTTCGGCCACCGGGCATGTACTGGCCGGAGAATCGCGCGAGGACGCCGCCCTGCGCGAACTGCGCGAAGAACTGGGCATTGCCGCCGGGCGCCTGATACGCAGGGCGGAAATTCCGGCCACGGAGGCCACCGGCTACGCCCACATCACCCTGTTCGCTGCCGGGCCCGTGGGCGAAGCGCCCCAGCCCAACCCCGAGGAAGTGGCCGACGGCATGTTCGTGGATGCCGACGAACTTGATGCGCTGCTTGAACACTTTCGGGACATGCTGACGCCAGCGCTGGTCTGGGCCACGGAGCGCGGTGACGTGTTTCGCGACATGCCGGCCCCGCCCCACTCCATGGAGCCTGAACTGCCCGAATCGTCCTGA
- the secG gene encoding preprotein translocase subunit SecG yields the protein MQTLILTLHVVACLALIVLVLLQSGKEGMGVIFGGGNTSLFGSTGAGGMLAKLTAFLAVLFIITSLSYNVLTSSRKSDDSTILDVKLEDVQPAPAAPAVPAPAAPAEQKSN from the coding sequence GTGCAGACCCTGATCCTGACCCTGCATGTGGTCGCGTGTCTTGCCCTGATCGTGCTGGTGCTGCTGCAGTCCGGCAAGGAAGGCATGGGCGTGATCTTCGGCGGCGGCAACACCTCGCTGTTCGGCAGCACTGGCGCTGGCGGCATGCTTGCCAAGCTGACCGCGTTTCTGGCGGTTCTGTTCATCATCACGTCGCTGTCGTACAACGTGCTCACCAGCAGCCGCAAGTCGGACGATTCGACCATCCTTGACGTGAAGCTGGAAGACGTGCAGCCCGCTCCGGCGGCCCCTGCCGTGCCTGCTCCCGCCGCTCCGGCCGAACAGAAGTCCAACTAG
- a CDS encoding rod shape-determining protein → MLRRLFGFLGKDLAMDLGTANTLLYTRAEGIVLNEPSVVALETDRNTVLAVGREAKEFLGRTPRRIRAIRPMKDGVIADFEVTRQMIAFFIRKVISGFSLVKPGIVICVPTGITQVEKRAVIESAHQAGARDVRLVEEPMAAAIGANLPIHEPLGNMVVDIGGGTTEVAVITLSAIAYAESVRVAGDAMNQAVQRYFKEEFQLLIGENTAERIKMAIGSAFPLPEQLMVEVSGKDMVSGTPKVVRVTDGHVREALQEPVRVIIMAIRKALEKTPPELSADIASNGMLLAGGGALLKGLGALVSRETRLKVIIDDDPLTTVVRGTGRTLDDGKFYRRVYIN, encoded by the coding sequence ATGCTGCGCAGACTGTTCGGTTTCCTGGGCAAGGACCTTGCCATGGATCTGGGTACGGCCAACACGCTGCTGTATACCCGTGCCGAGGGCATCGTGCTGAACGAGCCTTCGGTGGTCGCCCTGGAAACCGACCGCAACACCGTGCTCGCGGTGGGCCGCGAGGCCAAGGAATTCCTTGGCCGCACCCCCAGGCGCATCCGCGCCATCCGCCCCATGAAGGACGGCGTCATCGCCGACTTCGAGGTGACGCGGCAGATGATCGCCTTCTTCATCCGCAAGGTCATCAGCGGTTTTTCGCTGGTCAAGCCCGGCATCGTCATCTGCGTGCCCACGGGCATCACCCAGGTGGAGAAGCGCGCGGTCATCGAATCGGCCCACCAGGCTGGCGCGCGCGACGTGCGTCTGGTGGAGGAGCCCATGGCCGCGGCCATCGGGGCCAACCTGCCCATCCACGAGCCGCTGGGCAACATGGTGGTGGACATCGGCGGAGGCACCACCGAGGTGGCGGTGATCACCCTGTCCGCCATCGCCTACGCGGAATCGGTGCGGGTGGCGGGCGACGCCATGAACCAGGCGGTGCAACGCTACTTCAAGGAAGAATTCCAGCTGCTCATCGGCGAGAACACCGCCGAGCGCATCAAGATGGCCATCGGTTCCGCCTTTCCCCTGCCGGAACAGCTGATGGTAGAGGTGTCCGGCAAGGACATGGTGAGCGGCACCCCCAAGGTGGTGCGCGTTACCGACGGCCATGTGCGCGAGGCCTTGCAGGAGCCGGTGCGGGTGATCATCATGGCCATCCGCAAGGCGCTGGAAAAGACCCCGCCGGAACTTTCCGCCGACATCGCCAGCAACGGCATGCTGCTGGCGGGGGGCGGCGCACTGCTGAAGGGCCTGGGCGCGCTTGTTTCGCGCGAGACGCGCCTGAAGGTCATCATCGACGACGACCCGCTGACCACCGTGGTGCGCGGTACCGGGCGCACCCTGGACGACGGCAAGTTCTACCGCCGCGTGTACATCAACTAG
- a CDS encoding inositol monophosphatase family protein has product MSSKPSSLPSGKPSSVPSGSSSASPSGLAASPFAGQLPRILEIIRESGALVMDHWRKPRNIRLKGRIDLVTETDLAVEAFLKDRLKDVVPGVTFMAEESATSRTPQGTCWIIDPIDGTTNFAHSLPFVATSVGLWHEGRVVLGVVNAPVLGECFWAVLGGGAFCNGEPLRVSDREPLEQAVVATGFPYTIREDVDTVLARLRKTLVTTRGVRRCGAAAIDLAFVAAGRFDAFYEADLKPWDTAAGWLLVEEAGGCVTGFDGAPYDFANEGILASNGRVHEAMRAVLAL; this is encoded by the coding sequence ATGTCCAGCAAGCCTTCGTCACTTCCTTCCGGCAAGCCTTCATCAGTTCCTTCCGGTTCGTCTTCGGCATCCCCTTCCGGCCTTGCCGCTTCCCCCTTTGCCGGGCAGTTGCCCCGCATTCTGGAGATCATCCGCGAAAGCGGCGCCCTGGTCATGGACCACTGGCGCAAGCCGCGCAACATCCGGCTCAAGGGGCGCATCGACCTGGTGACCGAAACCGACCTTGCGGTGGAGGCATTCCTCAAGGACCGCTTGAAGGACGTTGTGCCCGGCGTCACCTTCATGGCCGAGGAAAGCGCCACCTCGCGCACGCCGCAGGGCACCTGCTGGATCATCGACCCCATCGACGGCACCACCAACTTTGCGCATTCGCTGCCGTTCGTGGCCACCTCCGTGGGATTGTGGCACGAGGGGCGCGTGGTGCTGGGCGTCGTCAATGCGCCGGTGCTGGGCGAATGTTTCTGGGCGGTGCTGGGCGGCGGGGCGTTCTGCAACGGCGAACCGCTGCGCGTTTCCGACCGCGAGCCGCTGGAGCAGGCCGTGGTGGCCACCGGCTTTCCCTACACCATCCGCGAGGACGTGGACACGGTGCTGGCGCGGCTGCGCAAGACCCTTGTCACCACGCGCGGCGTGCGCCGTTGCGGTGCCGCGGCCATAGACCTGGCCTTCGTGGCGGCCGGACGGTTCGACGCCTTCTACGAGGCGGACCTGAAGCCGTGGGACACGGCGGCGGGCTGGCTGCTGGTGGAAGAGGCGGGCGGATGCGTGACCGGATTCGACGGCGCGCCGTACGATTTTGCCAACGAGGGCATTCTGGCCAGCAATGGCCGGGTGCACGAGGCCATGCGCGCGGTGCTGGCGCTGTAG
- a CDS encoding 16S rRNA (uracil(1498)-N(3))-methyltransferase: MRTFFLPPERWAEPYLLEGQEARHLVKVVRVREGDTVRLLDGQGREGEFRVTDTEKALVRLEPVSITEHPAPASQAVLAIGWGKEVRRGWLMEKAVELEAGGVWLWQAERSQSRVPEETKESWHAQMEAGAKQSRNPWLPELRTLPGGVAELAEASRDFAKRFILWEGDTGGVLLGAGDLGQPGRTLFVVGPEGGFSDREVAALLDSGMQAVSLGNRVLRWETAAMLCLGLHWWARQGQ, encoded by the coding sequence ATGCGCACCTTCTTCCTGCCGCCCGAACGCTGGGCAGAACCGTACCTGCTCGAAGGGCAGGAGGCCCGCCATCTGGTCAAGGTGGTGCGGGTGCGCGAGGGCGATACGGTGCGCCTGCTGGACGGCCAGGGACGCGAAGGCGAGTTCCGGGTCACGGACACGGAAAAGGCCCTGGTGCGCCTGGAACCTGTGTCGATCACCGAGCACCCGGCCCCGGCATCGCAGGCGGTGCTGGCCATCGGCTGGGGCAAGGAAGTGCGCCGGGGCTGGCTGATGGAAAAGGCGGTGGAGCTTGAGGCGGGCGGCGTCTGGCTGTGGCAGGCCGAACGCAGCCAGTCGCGCGTGCCCGAGGAAACCAAAGAATCGTGGCACGCCCAGATGGAGGCAGGGGCCAAACAGAGCCGCAACCCGTGGCTGCCGGAACTGCGCACCCTGCCCGGCGGCGTGGCCGAACTGGCCGAGGCCAGCCGCGATTTCGCCAAGCGGTTCATCCTGTGGGAAGGCGACACCGGCGGCGTGCTGCTGGGCGCCGGGGATCTGGGTCAGCCGGGGCGCACCCTGTTCGTGGTGGGCCCGGAAGGCGGTTTCTCCGACCGCGAGGTGGCCGCGCTGCTGGATTCCGGCATGCAGGCCGTCAGCCTTGGCAACCGGGTGCTGCGCTGGGAGACGGCGGCCATGCTCTGCCTGGGGCTGCACTGGTGGGCCCGGCAGGGGCAGTAG
- the tpiA gene encoding triose-phosphate isomerase has translation MKKLMAANWKMYKTAGEARTTAASLAALTADTLPDDREVVIFPQFTALSPVADALRHAEGFSVGGQDVYPAAEGAYTGEISPGMLIDCGCTWVLTGHSERRHIIGESDELVGAKTAFSINAGLKVVLCIGETIEEREAGRLGEVLERQLATGLAGVKGDAVPDAIAVAYEPVWAIGTGKVAGPPEIVEAHALVRQLLVTRYGQAGSAVRILYGGSVKPENAREIIALDNVDGVLVGGASLQADSFSRIILA, from the coding sequence ATGAAGAAGCTCATGGCCGCCAACTGGAAGATGTACAAGACCGCCGGGGAAGCGCGGACCACCGCCGCCTCGCTGGCGGCGCTGACGGCGGACACGCTGCCGGACGACCGCGAGGTGGTGATCTTTCCGCAGTTCACCGCGCTGTCGCCCGTGGCCGATGCGTTGCGCCATGCCGAGGGCTTTTCGGTCGGCGGGCAGGATGTGTATCCGGCGGCGGAAGGAGCCTACACCGGCGAGATTTCGCCCGGCATGCTCATAGATTGCGGCTGCACCTGGGTGCTCACCGGCCATTCGGAGCGGCGCCACATCATCGGCGAGAGTGATGAACTGGTGGGCGCCAAGACCGCGTTCAGCATCAATGCCGGGCTCAAGGTAGTGCTGTGCATTGGCGAAACCATCGAGGAGCGTGAGGCGGGCCGTCTGGGCGAGGTGCTGGAACGCCAGCTGGCCACCGGCCTTGCCGGGGTGAAGGGAGATGCCGTGCCGGATGCCATTGCCGTGGCTTATGAACCCGTGTGGGCCATCGGCACGGGCAAGGTGGCCGGACCGCCGGAAATCGTGGAGGCCCATGCCCTGGTGCGCCAGTTGCTGGTGACCCGCTACGGCCAGGCGGGCAGTGCGGTGCGCATCCTGTACGGCGGCAGCGTCAAGCCCGAGAACGCCCGTGAAATCATTGCCCTTGACAATGTGGACGGTGTCTTGGTAGGAGGCGCTTCTTTGCAGGCTGACTCGTTCAGCCGCATCATTCTGGCGTAA
- the rimI gene encoding ribosomal protein S18-alanine N-acetyltransferase, translating to MQSPVCSGSGGGQCGPRAEFFRLGSGDIAEVAELERRCFSTPWSEEQFHLAFERKVFSVFGLRDAGRLVAYVAVYHLAGELEILNVAVHPDQRRRGLGRRLLAILLQVGAKMGIHRAVLEVRTGNAPAIGLYEGLGFTRAGVRPHYYGDTGEDAIIYECDLAGWTCREPDCAAPSGGHAPGEADAS from the coding sequence ATGCAGTCTCCTGTCTGTTCCGGATCCGGCGGGGGCCAGTGCGGCCCGAGAGCGGAATTTTTTCGCCTGGGCTCCGGCGACATCGCCGAAGTTGCCGAGTTGGAACGCCGGTGCTTTTCCACCCCGTGGAGCGAAGAGCAGTTTCACCTGGCCTTCGAACGCAAGGTGTTTTCGGTGTTCGGCCTGCGCGATGCGGGGCGGCTTGTGGCGTACGTGGCTGTGTACCACCTGGCGGGAGAGCTGGAAATACTCAACGTGGCCGTGCACCCCGACCAGCGGCGGCGCGGTCTGGGCCGCCGCCTGCTGGCCATCCTGTTGCAAGTGGGCGCCAAAATGGGCATACATAGGGCCGTGCTTGAGGTCCGCACTGGCAATGCACCGGCCATCGGCCTGTACGAAGGGCTGGGGTTCACCCGTGCGGGCGTGCGGCCGCACTACTACGGCGATACCGGCGAAGACGCCATCATCTACGAATGCGATCTTGCGGGCTGGACCTGCCGCGAGCCGGATTGCGCGGCCCCGAGCGGAGGGCATGCTCCCGGTGAGGCCGATGCTTCCTGA
- the gcvT gene encoding glycine cleavage system aminomethyltransferase GcvT — protein sequence MSDLLQTPLSAWHRAAGAKMAPFAGWDMPIQYPTGIIAEHVQTRESAALFDICHMGEFTLCGPGAREALSRAVSHNLETLKPGRCRYGFLLNEAGGILDDLIVYCIAEDDYMLVVNGACTESDFAALRSRLPAALPFEDISARTAKLDLQGPKSFDVLEAVLGESFRDLPYFGFRSVTFGGAPLLVSRTGYTGELGVELYLPWDKAEALWTALLADERVKPAGLGARDTLRLEVGLPLYGHDLDDTHTPAEAGYGGMLTNPADYVGKGADREVREPLVALSIPGRRSARHGDVVALPDGTVAGVVTSGSFCPSLGYAVALARVAAAHAEAPAFVVKAAKVELEATRVGLPFYTQGTARTKLA from the coding sequence TTGTCGGACCTGCTGCAAACCCCGCTTTCCGCGTGGCACCGGGCCGCCGGGGCCAAGATGGCCCCCTTTGCCGGGTGGGACATGCCCATCCAGTACCCCACCGGCATCATCGCCGAGCATGTGCAGACGCGTGAATCCGCCGCCCTGTTCGACATCTGCCACATGGGCGAATTCACCCTGTGCGGCCCCGGCGCGCGCGAGGCGCTGTCCCGCGCCGTCAGCCACAATCTGGAAACGCTGAAGCCGGGCCGTTGCCGCTACGGCTTTCTGCTGAACGAGGCGGGCGGCATTCTGGACGACCTCATCGTGTACTGCATCGCCGAGGACGACTACATGCTGGTGGTCAACGGCGCCTGCACGGAAAGCGATTTCGCCGCCCTGCGCTCGCGCCTGCCCGCCGCCCTGCCCTTCGAGGACATCTCGGCCCGCACCGCCAAGCTGGACCTGCAAGGCCCGAAATCGTTCGACGTGCTGGAAGCGGTGCTGGGCGAAAGCTTCCGCGACCTGCCCTACTTCGGCTTCCGCTCCGTGACCTTCGGCGGCGCGCCGCTGCTGGTCAGCCGCACCGGGTATACCGGCGAACTGGGCGTGGAACTGTACCTGCCCTGGGACAAGGCCGAGGCCCTGTGGACCGCCCTGCTGGCCGACGAGCGCGTGAAGCCCGCGGGCCTTGGCGCGCGCGACACCCTGCGTCTGGAAGTGGGCCTGCCCCTGTACGGCCACGATCTGGACGACACCCACACTCCTGCGGAAGCGGGCTACGGCGGAATGCTGACAAACCCCGCCGACTACGTGGGCAAGGGCGCGGACCGCGAAGTGCGCGAACCGCTGGTGGCGTTGTCCATCCCCGGACGCCGCAGCGCCCGCCACGGCGACGTGGTGGCCCTGCCCGACGGCACCGTGGCGGGCGTGGTGACCAGCGGGTCGTTCTGCCCCTCGCTGGGCTACGCCGTGGCGCTGGCCCGCGTGGCCGCCGCCCATGCCGAGGCCCCGGCCTTCGTGGTCAAGGCTGCCAAGGTGGAACTGGAAGCCACCCGCGTGGGACTGCCGTTTTACACGCAGGGGACTGCGCGGACCAAACTGGCCTAG
- a CDS encoding GAF domain-containing protein: MNSQRCHERILAIICSVFDAYSAVLFLPDGTSAESTADLSAGAATAAATAALDRDSQLHRLAASFSLGDMVDTGTAIAPGRGLVGWIIRNREPLLVNNFDQRQSHLGYYRSNEEATIKAFMGCPVPGGGALCIDSKRQYSFSDKDQKILQLFADLISGVQGVVCQGAGQASLTRYYAALQVISELRGRISRWPQFLAEFLRLMAEATGFDHALFAARDGDGQNYILEGESHPLLLGKGDAPMYPIGNGIVGWVFRNDAPVYTEGTDGAPMAPLFGKGAHMPAFRSVMCLPLMINKVTRGVLCLGHGEPCVIPDDLRAFTRMSVDHLALFLENLYLKSRLRELLPKARLERRVPAPAPHDRPDSDTDD; the protein is encoded by the coding sequence ATGAACAGCCAACGTTGCCACGAACGCATTCTTGCCATCATTTGCAGCGTGTTCGACGCGTATTCCGCCGTGCTCTTTCTGCCGGACGGAACCAGCGCCGAAAGCACTGCCGACCTTTCGGCCGGCGCCGCCACGGCGGCGGCCACCGCCGCGCTGGACCGCGACAGCCAGTTGCACCGCCTTGCCGCCAGCTTCAGCCTGGGCGACATGGTGGACACGGGGACGGCCATCGCCCCGGGGCGCGGGCTGGTGGGCTGGATCATCCGCAACCGCGAGCCGCTGCTGGTCAACAACTTCGACCAGCGCCAGAGCCATCTTGGCTACTACCGCAGCAACGAGGAGGCCACCATCAAGGCCTTCATGGGCTGCCCGGTGCCGGGCGGCGGCGCGCTGTGCATCGACAGCAAGCGGCAGTACTCCTTTTCCGACAAGGACCAGAAGATCCTGCAACTGTTCGCCGACCTCATTTCGGGGGTGCAGGGCGTGGTGTGCCAGGGGGCCGGACAGGCCAGCCTGACCCGCTATTACGCGGCGTTGCAGGTAATCAGCGAACTGCGCGGGCGCATCAGCCGCTGGCCGCAATTCCTGGCCGAATTCCTGCGCCTGATGGCCGAGGCCACCGGCTTCGACCACGCGCTGTTCGCCGCCCGCGACGGCGACGGCCAGAACTACATCCTGGAAGGCGAAAGCCACCCGTTGCTGCTGGGCAAGGGCGATGCGCCCATGTACCCCATCGGCAACGGCATCGTGGGCTGGGTGTTCCGCAACGACGCCCCGGTGTACACCGAGGGCACCGACGGCGCGCCCATGGCTCCGCTGTTCGGCAAGGGGGCGCACATGCCCGCCTTCCGTTCGGTCATGTGCCTGCCGCTGATGATCAACAAGGTCACGCGCGGGGTGCTGTGCCTGGGCCACGGCGAGCCATGCGTCATCCCCGACGACCTGCGCGCCTTCACCCGCATGTCGGTGGATCATCTGGCCCTGTTTCTGGAGAACCTGTACCTGAAGAGCAGGCTGCGCGAACTGTTGCCCAAGGCCCGGCTGGAACGCCGCGTGCCCGCGCCCGCCCCGCACGACCGCCCCGATTCCGACACCGACGACTGA